A region of the Vigna unguiculata cultivar IT97K-499-35 chromosome 9, ASM411807v1, whole genome shotgun sequence genome:
AAGCCTTTTATTGTTTATTCtgttttttcctatttttaccTAAGTATTTACatcattttgttttcattaaaatcTCATCTTAATTTTAACACCATGTCATATTAATTTATTGCTAAATGGAAGGAtcttataaatgataaaatcacGATATAAATTAAACTCATCCATTAGTATATGTGATGTAATTCATCCATTAGTATTTGAACTTAAATATCACTTTATTAAACTCATCCATTCAAAAAAGACCACTAGTAATTAGTTGAATTTTTTCTGCGTACACCATTTATTCTGgtaaaaaataagacaaattgataaagtataatttatgttttttcataaatttaatttccaattactattattactgTACTTAAATTATAtccaaattatatttattaatctatTACTTTGCTTTGAGTTTCTATCCTCTCgttttaagaaaaaacattattattattattataaattaaattaaattattattagttttaaaaatatattatttcacaTTGCTACCTCATCACAATTATACATAAGAAATTTATTGacttttactataattattttaaagacgactagacatgtcaaagtgagccaacccggttcacacgggttggctcattacgagccgggttgaaaatgagtgaacccaactcggctcactttttggtgagccagaaattttgtaacccggctcaacccaccacgggttggtgggttaagtggattggctcaccaacccacctaaattttattttttttttagtattcaaatatttaaataaatttttaagtaacccatgagatgacaatcatagtaaaatcaagaaccaatgttttgatcatgctcaccatcaatatatgaaaaattatttccaagaaagtatccattagtctaagaaagcatggttaatattacaaattttttgttatactattcaacaaaatataaataaaaaaacgttttcatgctaatttagaaaaaaattgtttgtaaaacggttacttgagtaatttactataaagattatagttaaagattaaagtatcaacatatatataacttgacaatcaaattaattaaacattcaaactattcaaatataattaagcaacattctagcatttaaaaatataaaattgtgagcaaatataataggagtagtaaataattattaaaaaatttaaaaaaaattaaaagaaagttaaaaaaaattaaaaaaaaaattgtaaaaaaaatttggtgggttaagtgggccaacccaccttcaacccggctcgaacctgtttaacccgtgggttaagtgagccgggttgggttcaacccacttttgaaaaagttgaatttttctcaacccaacccgactcgaatccgtggtgagccgggttggctcacgagttgaacccattttgacatctctaaagACGACATTAACCAAAATTTATGATatcttaaaaaacataattttatgatataaaaatttatttaaatttagttaaataaaaaaataaataaataatgttttaactTATACAGAAATGTTTTAAATTGTGATTGGAAGCATTAGAACTGACGTAACCTTACATATGTTTCCACGAGGATCCGataaacttacattttttttttcaatttttgtttttgcgGTCAAAAGTAGCGGTGACACCACAGGCAAGGAACTCTGTTGCTAAAATGGTTtccaaaaatgaagaaaaactgaGAATTTGATGGTAACTTTGATTGGCGTAGAATAATATTTAACCATGTTTGTCTGAAAGCGCATGGTAACAGTGAGCTCTGATTCTTCTGAGTTTTAAACTTGGACAAAAGTTATCCTATTCACATTCTACCATTTGTCACTGCCTCTGTGCTTAAATTTCTGGCACTTTCCATGGTAAAAGGTTTTGCATTATGAAACACCTGCCTCATCATTTTCAAGGGATTGGCCCACAGATTTTCGTCCTTAATGGTCCATAGAAATGCTAATGCCAATTCATTGCACTGGTTCAGATTTTACACATGCCAGTACGCAGAAAAAAATAACTAGGTTCCATCACTTTTTTTATGTCACATTTCACACCAAAAATGGTTTCCTCTTCAGCCCCTAGTTTCGACAGAGGACAACATTCAGGAGCCGCACCTCTCTCTCCTCTGCTCTGTCTGCTTCTTACACCCTTTTatatttggattaaatatacttttatctaaatatttagaattagtttatttgaaaattttaaactaatttagttttttattttttaaaatatgtgaatttagtttttttaatcaaattttgttaagtttatttgacatttcaagcgtatttcataataatatttaacttaacattaaagaaaaaatgtgtcaaacagtataaacaactcaaatacaattgtGAAATGCATaagaaacatcaaataaacttaacaaaatttgatagattaaaaaaactaaacccacgtatttcgaaagatgaaagactaaattggtccaaaatttcgaaattgactaatttcaaaattcacttaaagttaaaggaccaaaaaaatatttaacccattctattttgactcatttttttatccacttttaatttattatttcgattattttttatttttttttaattttctttaataatataatgtaaGAATGATTAAGTAAGTAAAGAAAtggatcaaaatatcattatttttatttattgtttttatttactttttcaactttatttcaACTCAACATTTTCATATTTCGATCATTtacatttctaattttatctttctCACCATTGATACTAGATCCCAAATTCTAAACCAAGTCTCACTTTCACGATGTCCAcgtcttatttaaaatttagacaTAATGTTGACATCATATAACTTTAGGATTGTCGATTGGGAAGCCAGTTTTAGAATGCTAATAAAAATAGCTCTGGTGGCTAATTTTGTGTGGTAACAAAAATtgctttgtttttctttttgcaggacagaattagaaataatatatctttacttatattttagaataaactATCACATCACCCAAAAGTTGGTCCTTCAACTAATTGATTCTCAGCATCACCGATGGTAATGATAATGATCCTACCTTATGTTTTATGGGATTTACTTACTCTATGCgaaatttcaatcataactcccGACCAGATCTTACAATTTACAATACAATAATGAGCTTTGGGTAGTGTAAATATAAAGCAAAGCAGCCACTAAAATATAGAACTTAGAAGGAGAATTTCAGTTTTGGGACTGATTTTCAACACGACCCTGCATTCATGCCTCTGGTCTCTACCACGTCCTCTGCAATCCTCAAAGGCCAGAGCCCCCATTCACCGCATCCTTAAGGTTGGCGAATACTTGTAAAATCCAAAAGACAACctcaaaataagtaaaaatcaTAGGTATTGTATTTGGTAAAAAAGAtccaaacaaatttaaaaagaaaaagctgCATATACAGATAAGGTCCACTAATACAAACTAGAAAGAAAATTCCAAGCAAAGAACAAGTGATCCTAATTTCTTAATTCCTAACAAACAATCTTTTACTTGGCTGGTCTATCATGAGTCAAAATCCTATTGACTCTTGGTAGACATTCTTTTCAAAAACTCGTAGGTAGTAATCATGGTTGTAGCAGACAATGACATGGAAGCCCATCTTGGCCCCAAACCCCTGTAACAAGCGGCTAATCCACCTTCCTTCACCAAATTCCTCACCGTCTGAACAAAAGTTAATGGTCTTCTTCTCCCATGCTCTTCATTGTCCAACACCTGCAACCTTGTCTTAATGGTATCAAGAGGCATTGTCACAATTGCAGAGACCCCACTTGCCATAACCGCACTTAGCCCTTGAACCGCCACTACTGTCTTCGAATTAGGCCTAAAACCACTCAAATTATCATTGCTTTCACCTTTACCCTTACTCATGTAGGAACCAAAAGCACCCCAAATGAGTCTGTGAACCATGGAATAAGAAGTCCACCAAACGGCATTGGAAGGAGCATAAGTCAATATCGAAATCCCAAACCCTCTGTAGAACCCTCTTGCTCCATCAGCACACAGAATCTTCCTAAACGCGTCAAATCCGTTCCTGTAGCTCTCGGAATTGAGATTCGCCAGAATGGTTTTACTCCCTCCACTCCCCTGAACCATGAGCCGTTGACTCACGACATCAACCGGGGTCCACACCAGCTGCGCCGCCATGGCGGAAGTAACACCCGCGGCGGCATTAGCCACCGCCACGGCCGTGGTCTCGGAGAACCCCAATTTGAGCAAAGCGGTCCCGACGTTACTTTTGGTGACTTCAAGCGACGCCATGTAGAGCGCACGCGCGGGGATGGTTCCCATGAGGGAAGTGCCGAAGCCTTTGTAGAAGCCTCTGAGACCCTCGTAGCGCATAATGGCGCAGGACATGTTGAGGCATGAGAAGCGCGAGGAGGAAACCTGCTGGCGCGTCTTCAACACGACCATGGGGTAGAGCGTGAAGGAAACGCCGGAGAATAAGGCGGCGCCCAGGAAGAAAAACTTGGACTTATCCAACATGTGCCAATCAATCTCCGCTGGGATGTGGATTTCAGAACCCGAATCGTCCTCGGCGGTGCCCAAACTCATCTTCGCCACTTCGGAGAATTTAAGGGTAGGGTTTGGCCTTCGCTTCCTTCAAACAAAAGGTAAGGTTGGGGATGCTAAGGTTACTAccagtaataaaaaaaataaaagtgaagtgtttgatatttttttttttcttcttgcgGAGGGAGATTTGGGAACGAGGATGGATTAGTGTGAAAGAGTGAAACATTTATTGGGAGAAAAAAGGGGTTGATGTTGATGAGAGTGAAGCATGGGTCTTACCAAGAGTGTCATCATGACCATGGTTTTTCAGCAGTTCATCTCTTAATTATGAAGGTGTGTGGCTATGGCGTAGTGCAGAGGAAGATGAGAGGGAAAAACCTAACGGCGGCAGTGACTAAGGTAAAGAAAAAACGAATTTGAGAGAGTGTTGGCACAGTTGATATGGTGcgtgaaagagaaagagagggtATGGGAAGGGGTTATGTTAGGAATATTATAGAGAGGGTTTGGCATCAAGTAATGGACAGGTGTCTGTTGATGTATCGGTGTATTTTGGGTGTTGTATTTTACtgttcaaattaaattatttcattttctaacaagtttatctattttatgcaatgaaaaacaatagaaaaatattttatgcaatgaaaaacaatagaaaaatttgaaaaacaacgTGGGATGAAAGTCGTATCTATAGATATTCTTAGTCTGATCAAAGTCTTCTGTCAGACGATTTAAAGATAAGTGATTGAATGTCATTTGTTATAGACGGATAATCTCATGGATTGTTGATGTGATAATCAAAAATTGTCACATTAACAACTTACGTGATTATCTGTCTGTAAGAGTAGTTTTCAGTCACTTATCCTTAAATTGTCTGACTAAAGATGTGATTAGAAATTAcgttatattttttacaaaagatTAATGAAAGTGTCGCataaatatagataataaaaagATGTTGAGAGTGTAATGGAGTGATGAGGTGTGAGAAAGATTTAAAAGGAGTTAAGGTGGATTTTTAAAGAGAAGCATAATACAATAGGGGACCATGGCATGGCCAAGCGGGACCATCATTGCTGCGGATTTAAGCACAGTAATCTTCTTTTTACTTACTGATATGTTATCTAGAGAGAACTAATTTCTTTTTGTGGATTTATTTTCCATTCGtgaatttttgtttctttttacactgatgtattttttaatattaaggaatttttgtaaataaattctaatttaataaatatttgttatgttatattaattttaatatagcaACTTTACATGGTTTTGACTCTAACAGAAAACTCACGCTGTTGTTATGTGTGAAGGACGTGGTAGAAGcatgaaaattagaaaaacataATGAAGAGAGGCAGTTATGAATTGTTATAAGAACTAACAGAAATAAGTGAATAGTGttatacattttttctttcatatttttcatgaattGGCAGCTGATTGGTGACTTGGGATGGGTCAATACTTTAAACACAATTTTATATAAGATAGAATAGGACAATCATTTAACTGTGATTTTTTCAGTTAGGTCACtgttccttttattattttataataatatacattttattttgtatatcattattgttaattattattattatttatctattacGAGGAGCtgctaataaaaaaatgttagatatgtttttaattttttaattttcagtaaattttataattaatctatctcaaaattttggataaatttagtctttcatcttttaatatatgcggatttagtcattttaatcaaaatttgttaaatttatgtgacatttcaaacgtatttcataacaatatttgacttaatattaaagcaaaaatgtattaaactgtataaacaactcaaatacaatcctaaaatacgtacgaaacgtcaaataaacataacaaattttgattaaaagaactaaatccacatatttcaaaaaacgaatgactaaattggtccagagttttgaaatgaactaattctaaaattcactaaaagttaagtgacaaaaaaatatatttaatcctaaaaaaattatataaaataaaattgtcataGTTAAccaatttaaatgttattttagcatatatatatatatatatatatatatatatatatattgaaaattctaTATCAAAttcctatatttattattaaaaataattccaccaatataattatattatgaaaatatatatttcattttcataaagCGGCTCAAAATCATTAGTTAGTAAATGAGCTGACACATATGATATCATTTCAGTTCTTCTCTCTACACTCTCTCAATGTTCTCAAACatcaataataatttgtattataggtcctaaaaaaattcaaatattgcatactctatttaattttatttacaagtTATTATTGATCCTCAAATACAATGGGGTTTAAAAATCAACCATTAACTTGATCGGTATGTTAAATTAGTAGTCAGTCCAGAAATTAAcaagttaataattaaattgtgaaaattaatacaaataaatgatttataattaattatatatacatatattttttatattctttggaTAATGtgcttataatttttgtaaattattttttatcaatcaaCAATTGCATTagatttgataatttattttgactGTCTGTGATTCATCTTAATGATTAATTGAgatgaaaatgatataattaagtgaaaattctattatttaaaattatttatatcaaaagtcataaaataaagtaatttattttatagtatatattaataaaaggttaataaatatataccatttattatttaaatcaaacTCTTTTATTATATGCCAATTAGTTTTAATGTCACAGATTTCATTATGCAACATGATAAATCTTGTCTCTTTTATTTCCCTCAAGCATTTTGCAtccaaaacaagataaaaatatacaaagtaAAAAGCTAAAATACAAAAGTACATTATAAGaggtgaaaaaattataaataagacaACAAAACATATTTCCATAACCACCATTTATGAACAACTCCTATTTATAGCTAAAAACACATTCTAAAATTGTTTACCTTTTTCGTTtttttcgtgatttttttttatgcaataaCATTTTGTAtctaataaaaacatttttaataatcaaCATCTCTAATCAATTAACGCTTTCTTCTCAcacataaaacatatttttctccCATACTTACTTCTTCTTGAGAACACTCTCAGTAAGAAGtactaacaaaaaattattaaattaaaataaattcaaactttttgtCGTCAATTTATAAGCAACTCATTATAAATAATCCCAATAAACAACTCTCATTAATCATCATCGACAGAGTCACGTTCATACAGTATACTAATCCAACAAAAATGTAAGTTAGGAACACTTTAaaagttttatcattattaggCTAAGTGTCGACTTCATGGTTGCATTGCCATAAAACCATGGTCTGTTGCAACAAGGATTCACCTTTATTTCTTTAAAGTTATCGCAAGGGACAGATCTGAATAGAGTTTAAGAATAATAcagatttttatttcttttataaatcataatatttaatgttaataaacaataaaattatttatattattttttattgtttttaggtttttatatattttattcattttttattttttatgttttttctcaagaaaaaaaatttgtcaattgCGATTTTATTGTCTTGTTACACACATATAACTTTTATGTCTTTCTTTAGAGACATTTCTATTTCACGTTGTCAAAAAATAATCACCTTCACGAAACTGACTTCTATTTTACTGCAACGTCTTAATATGAAATTTGGGATCTttgactttttaatttattatattatatctacTCATGAAGAATTGTTCCCtttatcatttctttttcataaatatatatcttagaTATGAAATGATGacttttgttataatttaagGTAAATTAGAGATtagtcaaaaataaataaaatagtagtatACAAACAAaagattcataaatttattatttaaggtttataaattagaaattcataaatttattattttagattttcaattagaaataatattttagttttttacatAAACttgttcaaatttattaataccGAATCTCTCGATATCTTGCTCTCTctcaaaaaaagaaagaaactcaTAACTTTTCTAACACAATCTAATAAAAGTAGAAGAGACTTTTATCATTGTGAAACAAACATCAATATTAATTTCATGTtcgatttaatttatttttaaaactaaactaaGAAATATTTCTACAGATTTAAGgaaatttaagaagaaaaaaaatactgatAAACTactttaataaaagatttacaGTTATTTTAGCCCTTTATACAAGTTAGAAAACCAATATAGATGTtacttatataaatattgaaagaCTCTTACTTTTGTTGATAACCAGTATAAAAGGTAAACATACTACATtactaaatataattaatgtaaaatgtaatgtattataatattatatatatatatatatatatatatatatatataattatctctattaaattttaatattttaatatcaatatatttatactactataatttgtttaataatttaaacttagGTATTTTATATAGTAAATATCAAAgagattaatttattaaataatactttatactttgtaaaatagaaaaaacattaaaaaaactcAACTAATATACGTGGATATCTATTAACAATCATTTATATTAATGCTGGTTAGCATAAATGGTAGTATTTTGTATTCATAGTCTTAATCATGCATGTTTCTTTCTTGTTAAAAGTGTAAATTAGGGAAGTATGAACATGACTAAAGAAATGGCTCACAATTAACTGTTCTAAAGTATTCtccaatttaaaagttatttttcactattatgaattacatataactttttttataaatattttatcagtatattattttaataaatttattaaagctATTATTTAAATGATACATGATGAATAAtatagaagtttttttttttttactctgaaaaagttaaaatgttATCATTCATAACTACATAAAAAAAAGGTGGGTCCAACTAATGGGTTTGGTGCTTTTGGCCCAATCAAAACAGGTTTAACACGAGAATAgtgtattatataaaataatttgcttTACTAATAGTGAGGactattttatttagaattcaataaaaatattgttataacaATTTATAcgagtaatatatatatatatatatatatatatatatatatatatatatatattattgtttatgaaaatattatttatgatttcgTAGATAAACTTGCATTAATAACTTTTATGAATACTAAACTTTTAAACATACcttaaaaatcattataataacttttgtaattttatggAATAATTTAACACGAAggttaaattaattacatataattaattatctatttatgACAACCAGTATTGCAAAAGTTTGGACCCTTATTTACAAAGCCTCGTCTTAATAATTTGAACATGTTATTATCTATAgcgaaaaaataaattaataaaataatattattattggcATAATCTTgtatagtttatttaaattcataataaataatataaaataaataagtttaaaaaataacttatttaaaaacttaTCTTTTTGCAATTTTAGAGAAGTAAAGGGCATACGTTAGGTTGTGTGAGTAGGGTGTGAAACAGTGAGGCACGTGGAAGGGAATGATCCTGTTAACAACCACGTATCATGCATTTAACTCAAAGCTCAACGAATCTaacaacactacaaaaaaaatgccACTACTACACGCTTCTCTCTATACAGGCATATctagacaaaaaataattatacaactTATGTTCCTATCATAAGTCTAGACAAGTACAAAAATAACTTATGATAAGACCATGAAACGTtcttgattttataaaaaaattatttattttatattcgtAAGAAAACTATACAGTAAAGGTTCCAATTGTGCATAATATATGTTACACTTTGATTATAGTGGTATGTGACCCGAAAAAGGTTTAGGGGTTAAATGTGAGGGAAATGCAAAATGGGCCAGGGTAAAGTCcaaagaataattaattttggattttgttttttaagaaaagaaagagtGAAGCACTGTTGTGTTCTGGAGCCTACCAGAAGCATGGGAATTAAGTGGCGAACCTCCTCGAAGTTCCTACTCTTATTCTGTGAGTCTTTCTGGAACCTCCCATTCTTACCCTGTCACCCTTATAAATGGCCAAAATGCACCCGAGACTCTgcatagaaaataaaatcacatcaGAAGCAGTTGTTTGTAGGAGagaagaaggaaagaaaatggATATCAGGCTGATGGAATTGGACTCTCCCTTGTTCTCCACTCTGCACCGGATGATGGATATGACAGAGGACGCAGAGAAGAACTTAAGCGCACCGACGCGGACGTACGTTCGAGATGCAAAGGCAATGGCTGCCACCCCTGTGGACGTGAAGGAGTATCCGAACTCTTATGTGTTCGTGATCGACATGCCTGGCTTGAAATCTGGGGACATTAAGGTGCAGGTGGAGGAGGACAATGTGCTAATCATAAGcggagagagaaagagggaggaggagaaggaaggGGCCAAGTATTTGAGGATGGAGAGAAGAGTGGGAAAGTTCATGCGCAAGTTCACACTCCCAGACAATGCCAACACTGATGCCATATCTGCCGTCTGCCAGGATGGTGTGCTCACTGTCACCGTCAACAAGTTGCCTCCTCCTGAGCCCAAGAAGCCCAAGACTATCGAGGTCAAGATtggttaaatttcttaattttcaagGTCTTTTGCACTGCACTACATTACACCTATCTCAACCCCTGCTTTCATGTTCTGTATGAGGTTATATGGTTTTGTGTCTTTCCTTCGGTTTTTGTTGTTGGTCTCACTATGAATGTGATCTGAAATGCAGTGATATTATTATGAATGCTTTgaaatgaacttaatttttcTAATCCCTCTGATTTCTAATCACTAAAGCAGAATTAAGACATCATCGGGGGGTGTGAGACAACACACTCTGCCATATTTTTAGCAGGTTAAATTGACAGAACTGACTTTACCCCACTAATTGACCATCTCCATCTTTTAACGCCACACATCAATACTGTTAGCTTTGGAATACAGCGCGGTAAATAACATGGAAATCTGCTCTCTATCAGCCCAGGCTAGACAAAACTCAATCAATATTAACTAATATGCAGGTATGTAGCAAAATGGGCAAATGccgtcaaaataattttaaaatacactgttttgaattaaaaaataaatttaaaccaTTTGACAACTCTAATTCTATCTTGGTCACCTTCGGAAG
Encoded here:
- the LOC114164734 gene encoding solute carrier family 25 member 44-like, with the translated sequence MSLGTAEDDSGSEIHIPAEIDWHMLDKSKFFFLGAALFSGVSFTLYPMVVLKTRQQVSSSRFSCLNMSCAIMRYEGLRGFYKGFGTSLMGTIPARALYMASLEVTKSNVGTALLKLGFSETTAVAVANAAAGVTSAMAAQLVWTPVDVVSQRLMVQGSGGSKTILANLNSESYRNGFDAFRKILCADGARGFYRGFGISILTYAPSNAVWWTSYSMVHRLIWGAFGSYMSKGKGESNDNLSGFRPNSKTVVAVQGLSAVMASGVSAIVTMPLDTIKTRLQVLDNEEHGRRRPLTFVQTVRNLVKEGGLAACYRGLGPRWASMSLSATTMITTYEFLKRMSTKSQ
- the LOC114163887 gene encoding 17.1 kDa class II heat shock protein-like; translated protein: MAKMHPRLCIENKITSEAVVCRREEGKKMDIRLMELDSPLFSTLHRMMDMTEDAEKNLSAPTRTYVRDAKAMAATPVDVKEYPNSYVFVIDMPGLKSGDIKVQVEEDNVLIISGERKREEEKEGAKYLRMERRVGKFMRKFTLPDNANTDAISAVCQDGVLTVTVNKLPPPEPKKPKTIEVKIG